A part of Gemmatimonadales bacterium genomic DNA contains:
- a CDS encoding TonB-dependent receptor produces the protein MRNDSPRRITHRSIRAAGPLLAALVVAGGIGQASPLAAQDTGTLYVTVRQPDSSALVGAFVRSDRIGSAANDSGIARLELPARLVSVTVSHPGFESRAFEITIIKDVAQRYELILARRSVAPGTAVVQTPRTNRRLAEEPMPVVVVGEAEMAVRQLAHPVDLRELFAGQGPIRAEGIGGVLDAVRFRSAGLRGQYTGIMIDGMPLLGSHPDAFALAQLSPFEFGQAEWIRGSTTALHGPIGSGGVVNLISRAPERDGVRAAASQSSEKGGGLMFWGSRRFSADLGGTLFSEFHQQRLVDSDDDGWGEFPRAIRIAIRPRLHYEAPNGDGFTLAAGAMSEERTGGFLLGATPRDPYRQERRTQRFDAAMTGQRLLGNSGVLRLKLAGAFRAISHRYDEVRERDRRATVFGEVHYQGTFGSTVLLAGVGYQRDGLRHRDFPAFDYTHSLPNGFVSVTHHLGTRLTAAAAGRCDQHSVHGLQCMPRVDLLGRPADSIEVRAYTGLGYSAPSTLADEAELLGARTMVQVNARAERLTTAGGDLRWHRNGLELTGAIGFTRVSDPVRVVPAAPTDPTSPFRLLNVDEPTRITAVDLAGTYRRGGMVYGAFYGLRSGSEGIPGSPGTRRTASYMPRHTAGAHIGWRAPATVGVAVDVHARYLGSQFLTDNPFRTEAPGFGLISALVSQRSGRARLFLSAENLLDVKLANYEPVVIQPPERGERLNNVPWVPLRGRVLNLGAMVEW, from the coding sequence GTGCGTAACGACTCCCCGCGCAGGATCACTCACCGCTCGATCCGCGCCGCCGGTCCCCTCCTGGCGGCGCTCGTCGTGGCCGGTGGTATCGGTCAGGCCTCGCCGCTCGCGGCGCAGGATACCGGCACCCTCTACGTCACGGTCCGGCAGCCCGATTCCAGCGCGCTGGTGGGCGCCTTCGTACGATCGGATCGGATCGGCAGCGCAGCCAACGACTCGGGTATCGCTCGGCTCGAGCTGCCCGCCCGCCTGGTCTCGGTTACCGTTTCCCACCCTGGATTCGAGTCGCGGGCCTTCGAGATCACCATTATCAAAGACGTGGCTCAGCGCTACGAGCTGATCCTGGCGCGCCGCTCAGTCGCGCCCGGCACCGCAGTGGTTCAGACGCCGCGAACCAACCGCCGCCTCGCCGAGGAGCCGATGCCAGTCGTGGTCGTGGGCGAGGCAGAGATGGCCGTACGGCAACTGGCGCACCCGGTCGATCTGCGCGAACTCTTTGCAGGACAGGGGCCGATTCGCGCCGAAGGCATCGGAGGGGTGCTCGACGCGGTGCGGTTCCGCTCGGCCGGCCTGCGAGGACAATACACCGGCATCATGATCGACGGCATGCCCTTGCTCGGCAGCCACCCCGATGCCTTTGCCCTGGCGCAGCTTTCGCCGTTCGAGTTTGGCCAGGCCGAATGGATTCGGGGCTCGACCACCGCGCTCCACGGGCCGATCGGTTCCGGAGGTGTTGTTAACCTGATTTCCCGGGCGCCGGAACGGGACGGGGTCCGGGCTGCGGCGAGCCAGTCGTCTGAAAAGGGCGGCGGGCTGATGTTCTGGGGATCCCGCCGCTTCAGTGCCGACCTGGGCGGCACCCTGTTCAGCGAGTTCCACCAGCAACGTCTAGTGGATTCCGACGATGACGGCTGGGGGGAGTTTCCCCGTGCCATTCGCATCGCGATCCGCCCCAGGCTGCACTACGAAGCACCCAACGGCGACGGCTTTACCCTCGCCGCCGGTGCCATGTCCGAAGAACGGACCGGCGGATTCCTGCTCGGCGCCACCCCGCGCGACCCCTACCGCCAGGAGCGACGGACCCAGCGGTTCGACGCGGCCATGACCGGCCAGCGCCTGCTTGGCAATTCCGGGGTGCTTCGGCTCAAGCTGGCCGGCGCGTTCCGCGCGATCTCACACCGGTATGATGAGGTCCGCGAGCGAGACCGCCGCGCCACGGTATTCGGTGAGGTGCACTACCAGGGAACCTTCGGATCGACCGTGCTGCTCGCCGGCGTCGGGTACCAGCGCGACGGCCTGCGTCATCGCGACTTTCCTGCGTTCGACTACACCCATAGCCTGCCCAACGGGTTCGTGTCGGTTACCCACCACCTGGGCACGAGATTGACCGCCGCCGCCGCCGGTCGCTGTGATCAGCACAGCGTGCATGGCTTGCAGTGCATGCCGCGGGTCGATCTCCTGGGTCGGCCGGCAGACTCGATCGAGGTTCGCGCCTATACCGGTCTCGGCTACTCGGCGCCGAGCACCCTGGCCGACGAAGCCGAGTTGCTGGGCGCGCGAACCATGGTGCAGGTCAACGCACGCGCCGAGCGGTTGACGACTGCCGGGGGCGACCTCCGCTGGCACCGGAACGGTTTGGAGCTCACCGGCGCGATCGGATTCACCCGCGTATCCGATCCTGTCCGTGTGGTTCCCGCCGCGCCAACCGATCCGACGAGTCCCTTCCGATTGCTCAACGTGGACGAGCCGACTCGCATCACGGCTGTCGACCTGGCCGGGACCTATCGCCGCGGCGGCATGGTCTACGGTGCGTTCTACGGCCTTCGAAGTGGTAGCGAAGGTATCCCGGGCTCACCAGGCACGCGTCGGACGGCGAGCTACATGCCGCGGCACACTGCAGGTGCGCATATCGGCTGGCGGGCACCGGCAACCGTCGGTGTCGCGGTCGATGTTCATGCCCGCTATCTGGGCAGCCAGTTCCTTACTGACAATCCTTTCCGAACCGAGGCGCCCGGCTTCGGTCTCATCAGTGCATTGGTGTCGCAGCGATCGGGACGTGCCCGTCTGTTCCTGAGCGCCGAGAATCTGCTCGACGTCAAGCTTGCCAACTATGAGCCCGTCGTGATCCAACCACCCGAGCGGGGCGAACGCCTGAACAACGTGCCGTGGGTCCCCCTGCGCGGCCGGGTCCTGAACCTGGGGGCGATGGTCGAATGGTAA
- a CDS encoding M1 family metallopeptidase → MPFLTVLLLSSLAWTGRLDAQLAPRPDPKRWSSGGALTAEQAAYDVQFYQLHFAVDPADSSVAGDATVHARVLAPLDWIVLDLDSAWRVRAVSDRDGSPLLFEHRELTLWIRPAAPLTSGNQFALRIRYDGRPRIAPRPPWIGGFQWARTPSGAPWIATTAVNEGADLFWPVKDHPSDKADSIAISITVPDGLVAASNGRSRGSRNNGDGTVTWQWFVSTPISNYNVALNIAPYRTLERRYPSIAGDTIPVTYWVLPENLAKGDVLIDEMLEHLRFYESLLGPYPFRADKYGVVETPHLGMEHQTIIAYGNEYRTNAYGYDELHQHELAHEWFGNLTTASDWSDYWLHESFGTYMQPLYTERLRGPAAYREVILGQWRAAKNQRAIAEPGPLTAAEVYFNPPDYLSGDGDIYGKGSVVLHSLRYLLGDATFFPMLRRWVYPTDSLERITDGRQVRFVTTDQLVAFVSTTAGRDLSWFFDVYVRGPALPRLVETRTDSTLTLRWVTASERVFPMPVDIEVDGVRRRYPFEGGVEVLRVRRSAQVRIDPDYWVFRQLPDAP, encoded by the coding sequence ATGCCGTTTCTCACCGTTCTGCTGCTGTCCTCTCTCGCCTGGACCGGACGCCTCGATGCGCAACTTGCGCCGAGGCCGGACCCGAAGCGCTGGTCGTCCGGTGGGGCGCTGACGGCGGAGCAGGCAGCCTACGATGTCCAGTTCTATCAGCTGCACTTTGCGGTCGACCCCGCCGACTCGTCGGTTGCCGGCGATGCGACCGTCCACGCCCGCGTGCTCGCGCCCCTCGACTGGATTGTTCTGGATCTCGATTCCGCCTGGAGGGTGCGCGCTGTCAGCGATCGCGATGGCAGCCCGCTCCTCTTCGAACACCGTGAGCTGACCCTCTGGATCCGCCCCGCCGCCCCGCTGACCTCCGGAAACCAGTTTGCCCTGCGGATCCGCTACGACGGTCGGCCCCGGATCGCGCCGCGCCCACCCTGGATCGGCGGGTTCCAATGGGCCCGTACGCCGAGCGGCGCGCCGTGGATTGCAACGACTGCAGTCAACGAAGGCGCCGATCTCTTCTGGCCGGTCAAAGATCATCCGTCCGACAAGGCGGATTCCATCGCCATCAGCATCACGGTGCCCGACGGCCTGGTGGCCGCATCGAACGGTCGATCCCGGGGCTCTCGGAACAACGGCGACGGCACCGTGACCTGGCAGTGGTTCGTCTCGACCCCGATCAGCAACTACAATGTCGCCCTCAACATCGCCCCGTATCGAACCCTCGAACGGCGCTATCCGAGCATCGCCGGCGATACCATTCCAGTGACCTATTGGGTTCTGCCCGAGAACCTCGCCAAAGGCGACGTTCTGATCGATGAGATGCTCGAGCACCTTCGTTTCTATGAGTCACTGCTTGGTCCGTATCCGTTCCGGGCCGACAAGTATGGCGTGGTGGAGACGCCCCACTTGGGCATGGAGCATCAGACCATCATCGCCTACGGCAACGAGTACCGAACCAATGCCTACGGCTACGACGAGCTGCACCAGCACGAACTGGCCCACGAATGGTTCGGCAACCTGACGACCGCAAGTGACTGGAGCGACTACTGGTTGCACGAGAGCTTCGGTACCTACATGCAGCCGCTCTACACCGAACGGCTGCGGGGTCCCGCAGCCTATCGCGAGGTAATCCTGGGTCAGTGGCGTGCGGCAAAGAACCAGCGTGCCATTGCCGAGCCCGGGCCACTTACCGCGGCGGAGGTGTATTTCAACCCGCCCGACTACCTGAGCGGCGATGGCGACATCTACGGCAAGGGCTCGGTGGTGCTGCACAGCCTGCGCTACCTGCTGGGCGATGCGACCTTTTTTCCGATGCTCCGGCGATGGGTCTACCCTACCGATTCCCTCGAACGCATCACCGATGGCCGCCAGGTCCGGTTCGTCACCACCGATCAGCTGGTAGCCTTCGTCTCGACCACCGCTGGCAGGGACCTGAGCTGGTTTTTCGATGTCTATGTTCGAGGGCCGGCCTTGCCACGTCTCGTCGAGACCCGTACCGACAGCACCCTGACACTTCGCTGGGTCACCGCGTCGGAACGGGTCTTCCCGATGCCGGTCGATATCGAAGTCGACGGGGTGCGGCGCCGGTATCCCTTCGAGGGTGGCGTCGAAGTGCTGCGAGTACGCCGGAGTGCCCAGGTGCGGATCGACCCCGACTACTGGGTCTTTCGGCAGCTGCCCGACGCCCCCTGA
- a CDS encoding SEL1-like repeat protein — translation MSTVTKACPSCAHPLPIDAAFCLMCGAATPQAIDKATGEIRALTGDRITSPDKSRLQRALGSNYDLGRLIGRGGFAEVYIVHDRRLKRDLALKALRPDLVISDQLLQRFRREAETVAALRHPHIVPIYDVGEADGIAYLMMPYIQGESLRGLLAREGPRPVREACRILLEAADALDAAHDAGVVHRDIKPENIMLEGKGRRAQLMDFGIAKAIDTSDGTPGLTSTGMLVGTPHYMSPEQAAGEPHLDHRSDQYSLAVVGYQMITGSLPFDGDSTRAVLFQQMVGVPKSLRDMVPDVPAAVAFAIDRALSKEPKDRFPSMAAFAEAIAGPDAWPLGASTLDSIASAPSVEQSRITPAAPAAPTRRRWIPVAGVAAVAIVASGLAYWQSQSAATLAAADSTAAADSAAALPTAAAVDSTAPQTVNAAAGPRPGTTTTSDRPAATTAAPAPAAPAPVTCQSAYTAERWSDAAKACAAEAEGGNAAASRRLASMYTRGVGVAQSDSLAAVWYRAALAAGDASSAFRLGVMYANGVGVTQNDLEATALLRRAADANVAEAWPVLAERFEQGLGTRRNEQEASFWYRRSAEAGNRAAQFNLGQMYLRGRGVSRSDQDAAVWFSRAAEQEHPGAEYELGMMYIRGRGGLARDEAVGVQWLERAARHGHPEATKELEKRQRP, via the coding sequence GTGTCGACAGTCACCAAGGCGTGCCCCTCCTGCGCGCACCCGCTTCCGATCGACGCTGCTTTCTGCCTGATGTGCGGGGCTGCCACCCCGCAAGCGATCGACAAAGCCACCGGGGAAATTCGAGCCCTCACCGGCGATCGGATTACCTCGCCGGACAAGTCGCGCCTGCAGCGGGCACTCGGCAGCAACTATGACCTGGGCCGGCTGATTGGTCGAGGCGGGTTTGCCGAGGTCTACATCGTCCACGACCGTCGGCTCAAACGAGACCTGGCCCTCAAGGCCCTCCGCCCCGACCTGGTCATCTCGGACCAGCTGCTGCAGCGGTTCCGGCGCGAGGCCGAGACGGTGGCCGCCCTCCGGCACCCGCACATCGTGCCGATCTACGACGTCGGGGAAGCCGACGGCATCGCGTACCTGATGATGCCATACATCCAGGGCGAAAGCCTCCGGGGCCTGCTGGCGCGGGAAGGACCTCGCCCGGTTCGGGAGGCCTGCCGGATCCTGCTCGAAGCCGCCGATGCGCTCGATGCCGCCCACGATGCCGGCGTGGTCCATCGCGACATCAAGCCCGAGAACATCATGCTCGAGGGCAAGGGCCGCCGTGCCCAGCTGATGGACTTCGGCATTGCCAAGGCCATCGATACGAGCGACGGCACGCCAGGGCTCACCAGCACCGGCATGCTGGTGGGTACGCCGCACTACATGAGCCCCGAGCAAGCGGCGGGCGAACCGCACCTGGATCATCGGAGCGACCAGTACTCGCTCGCGGTGGTCGGCTATCAGATGATCACGGGATCCCTGCCGTTCGACGGCGATTCGACCCGTGCGGTTCTGTTTCAGCAGATGGTGGGCGTCCCGAAGAGTTTGCGGGACATGGTGCCCGACGTACCCGCAGCAGTGGCGTTCGCGATCGACCGGGCACTGTCCAAGGAACCCAAGGACCGCTTCCCTTCGATGGCCGCCTTTGCCGAGGCCATTGCCGGGCCGGATGCCTGGCCACTCGGCGCCAGCACGCTGGATTCGATTGCGTCGGCGCCTTCGGTCGAGCAGTCCCGGATCACGCCGGCTGCCCCAGCCGCTCCAACGCGGCGGCGTTGGATTCCGGTTGCGGGCGTCGCCGCCGTGGCCATCGTCGCGAGTGGGCTGGCATACTGGCAGTCGCAAAGCGCCGCTACTCTCGCGGCAGCGGACAGCACAGCCGCAGCCGACTCAGCGGCCGCGCTGCCGACCGCTGCTGCCGTCGACTCGACTGCTCCGCAGACGGTGAACGCGGCGGCGGGACCGCGGCCCGGAACCACGACAACATCCGACCGCCCTGCCGCAACCACCGCCGCCCCGGCGCCAGCAGCGCCGGCGCCGGTGACCTGCCAGTCGGCCTACACCGCTGAGCGGTGGTCCGATGCAGCGAAGGCTTGCGCCGCCGAGGCGGAGGGCGGCAACGCGGCGGCCAGCCGGCGGCTGGCGTCGATGTACACCCGCGGGGTCGGGGTGGCGCAGTCGGACTCGCTGGCTGCGGTCTGGTACCGCGCGGCCCTGGCCGCCGGCGATGCATCGTCGGCATTCCGGCTCGGGGTGATGTACGCCAACGGCGTCGGCGTGACGCAAAACGACCTCGAGGCCACCGCTTTGCTCCGCCGCGCCGCGGATGCCAACGTAGCCGAGGCCTGGCCTGTCCTGGCCGAGCGTTTCGAGCAGGGTCTCGGCACCCGGCGCAACGAGCAAGAGGCGTCGTTCTGGTACCGGCGATCGGCCGAGGCCGGAAATCGCGCCGCCCAGTTCAATCTCGGCCAGATGTATCTGCGCGGCCGCGGTGTGTCCCGCAGCGATCAGGACGCCGCGGTCTGGTTCAGCCGCGCGGCCGAGCAGGAGCACCCTGGCGCCGAGTACGAGCTGGGGATGATGTACATCCGCGGCCGGGGCGGCCTGGCCAGGGATGAGGCGGTGGGCGTCCAGTGGCTCGAGCGGGCTGCCCGCCATGGGCATCCGGAAGCGACCAAGGAGCTGGAAAAGCGCCAGCGCCCCTGA
- a CDS encoding protein kinase translates to MAQDPSVATRACPTCDSRLPLDAAYCAQCGSPTHTQIIGEDGPPRTDASYESAPERLQQALGPQFDLGRLIGRGGYAEVFSVYDRKLQRELAIKVLRPDLIVTPSLLARFRREALAVAALQHPAIVPVFDVGESDGVCYILMPLVRGESLKALLVRQGRLSLDEVQRIVLEAANALAAAHDAGIVHRDIKPENIMLEGPDRHVRLMDFGIAKAVDSGDKELTGTGVIVGTPQYMSPEQATGEPAIDQRSDQYSLAVVAYQMLSGRAPFEGETARAIMTKQLLDQPAALDGLVDNLPVHIADALHRAMQKNPRDRFENVKAFAQALQDPSYRNPASLRAAPPRSDFRRWAPWIGTAAVAAATVLIAAQIRRPPALPLPAQVTVDTVRIPAPAAEPPPADPRAATDLPAQPVVPPPVAPARSDTGSRIAVTPPATRADTAPATPAPPPVPVLSCVALVDRRDWERAAAQCIEEAEGGNARAARLAAEILAQGRGGVAADEGRAAAFYEQAALGGDAQAQFLVARRSERTDPSHATAMYLAAANSGYEPAFPLIAARLYQGIGTARSFEAAASWSRRAGEAGDVPSLIRLGEMYLQGQGVARSEADAATWYRRAADRGHAGAQYQMAQFYFRGRGVPRSDSEGLRWLRLAAEAGHAEARRELDRRS, encoded by the coding sequence ATGGCTCAAGATCCGTCCGTCGCCACCCGCGCGTGTCCCACCTGTGACAGCCGGCTGCCCCTCGATGCCGCCTATTGCGCGCAATGCGGGTCGCCCACTCACACCCAGATCATTGGCGAGGACGGACCGCCCCGAACCGACGCCAGCTACGAATCCGCGCCCGAACGGCTGCAGCAGGCCCTGGGCCCCCAGTTCGACCTCGGCCGGCTGATCGGGCGGGGCGGCTACGCCGAGGTCTTTTCGGTCTACGACCGCAAGCTGCAGCGCGAACTCGCCATCAAGGTCCTGCGGCCCGATCTGATCGTGACGCCCTCGCTCCTGGCTCGGTTCCGCCGGGAAGCGCTCGCGGTCGCTGCGCTTCAGCATCCCGCCATCGTGCCGGTCTTCGACGTCGGCGAAAGCGACGGCGTCTGCTACATCCTGATGCCCCTGGTTCGGGGCGAGAGCCTGAAGGCCCTGCTGGTTCGGCAGGGACGCCTCTCGCTCGACGAGGTTCAGCGCATCGTGCTCGAAGCGGCCAATGCGCTGGCGGCTGCGCATGATGCCGGCATCGTCCACCGCGACATCAAGCCCGAAAACATCATGCTGGAGGGACCGGACCGGCACGTCCGCCTGATGGATTTTGGCATTGCCAAGGCCGTCGATTCCGGCGACAAAGAGCTGACCGGCACCGGGGTCATCGTCGGAACGCCGCAGTACATGAGTCCGGAGCAGGCAACTGGTGAGCCGGCCATCGATCAGCGCAGTGATCAGTACTCGCTGGCTGTGGTTGCCTACCAGATGCTCTCCGGCCGAGCGCCGTTCGAAGGCGAGACGGCGCGGGCCATCATGACCAAGCAGCTGCTGGATCAACCGGCCGCGCTCGATGGCCTGGTCGACAACCTGCCTGTCCATATCGCCGATGCCCTGCATCGCGCGATGCAGAAGAATCCCCGCGACCGGTTCGAAAACGTCAAGGCGTTTGCGCAAGCCCTGCAGGACCCGAGCTATCGGAACCCCGCGTCGTTGCGGGCGGCTCCGCCACGCTCTGATTTTCGACGGTGGGCGCCCTGGATCGGGACCGCCGCTGTCGCGGCCGCGACCGTTCTGATTGCCGCGCAGATCCGGCGCCCGCCTGCCTTGCCGCTGCCGGCGCAGGTCACGGTCGACACGGTTCGCATCCCTGCGCCGGCAGCAGAGCCTCCTCCCGCAGACCCGCGCGCGGCTACCGACCTCCCTGCGCAGCCGGTGGTGCCCCCGCCCGTCGCCCCGGCGCGATCGGACACCGGCTCTCGGATCGCTGTGACCCCACCAGCCACCCGGGCCGATACTGCGCCGGCTACGCCGGCGCCGCCGCCCGTGCCAGTGCTCAGTTGTGTTGCGCTGGTCGACCGCCGCGATTGGGAACGGGCAGCGGCGCAATGCATCGAGGAGGCCGAGGGCGGCAACGCACGAGCAGCACGGCTGGCAGCGGAGATACTGGCGCAGGGTCGCGGGGGGGTTGCAGCAGACGAGGGCCGCGCGGCGGCATTCTATGAGCAGGCCGCCCTCGGCGGCGATGCGCAGGCCCAGTTCCTGGTGGCTCGGCGCAGCGAGCGAACTGACCCTTCTCACGCCACTGCCATGTACCTTGCGGCCGCCAACAGCGGCTACGAGCCCGCTTTCCCCCTGATCGCCGCTCGACTCTACCAAGGGATCGGCACTGCACGAAGCTTCGAGGCAGCGGCCAGCTGGTCCCGGCGTGCCGGTGAGGCTGGCGACGTGCCGAGCCTGATCCGACTGGGCGAGATGTACCTGCAGGGCCAGGGCGTCGCACGCAGCGAAGCCGATGCCGCGACCTGGTACCGCCGTGCAGCAGACCGCGGGCACGCGGGTGCCCAGTACCAGATGGCGCAGTTCTACTTCCGCGGCCGAGGAGTGCCGCGATCGGACAGTGAAGGGCTACGCTGGCTCCGCCTGGCGGCGGAGGCCGGTCACGCCGAAGCCCGGCGTGAGCTCGACCGCCGCAGCTGA
- a CDS encoding serine hydrolase, which translates to MTLIARLLTLAFIAALPSTLLAQRPDPRVVGFDAYVAKAVKDWNAVGLAVAVVKDGRTVYAKGFGVRELGKPEPVDANTMFAIGSTTKAMTALALGMLVDEGKVAWDDPVIKHLPGFELSDPYITREITVRDLLTHRAGLGNGDVTWYRTDATLQDILHRARFIPIAYSMRSGYIYQNVAYGAAGAVVAAASGMSWERFVETRIFQPLGMTNTVATLAGTKGRPNVASPHDRVNGTVRVIDNAAVDAVAAAGSVWGSIDDMTKWMTFVLDSAKVDGKRLLKPATWAELFAPQTIIRPNSFYPTAALTKPNWITYGLGWFQTDYQGRPLQLHTGSIDGMIAIVGLVREANMGVFVLGNLDHVEVRHPLLYRAVDTWVGNPLRDWSTEMLTLYNGISAQGDSARARFERQRLQGTKPSLVLDAYTGVYRDSLAGQLDITLENGALVLRQGTQLRSVLSHWHLDTFRAKPDLEWRGEQTVNFAIGASGRVDAVQLGGRRFGRAR; encoded by the coding sequence ATGACTCTGATCGCTCGCCTGCTCACACTCGCGTTCATCGCGGCGCTGCCGTCCACGCTGCTGGCTCAACGACCCGATCCGCGGGTTGTCGGCTTCGACGCCTACGTTGCCAAGGCCGTCAAGGACTGGAATGCTGTCGGCCTGGCCGTTGCCGTCGTCAAGGATGGCCGAACCGTCTACGCCAAAGGCTTTGGTGTTCGCGAACTCGGCAAGCCGGAGCCGGTCGACGCCAACACCATGTTTGCCATCGGCTCGACCACCAAGGCCATGACGGCCCTGGCGTTAGGCATGCTGGTCGACGAGGGCAAGGTCGCCTGGGACGATCCGGTCATCAAACATCTTCCCGGCTTCGAGCTGAGTGATCCTTACATCACGAGGGAAATCACCGTGCGCGATCTGCTGACGCATCGCGCCGGTCTCGGCAACGGCGATGTGACCTGGTACCGGACCGATGCGACCCTGCAGGATATCCTGCACCGGGCCCGCTTCATTCCGATCGCCTACTCGATGCGCTCGGGGTACATCTACCAGAACGTGGCCTATGGTGCGGCAGGCGCCGTGGTTGCGGCCGCGAGCGGCATGTCCTGGGAGCGATTCGTCGAAACCAGGATCTTCCAGCCGCTCGGCATGACCAACACGGTCGCAACCCTCGCGGGCACGAAGGGACGCCCCAACGTGGCGAGCCCGCACGATCGGGTCAACGGCACCGTTCGAGTCATCGACAATGCCGCCGTCGACGCTGTTGCGGCCGCGGGATCGGTCTGGGGCAGCATCGATGATATGACGAAGTGGATGACCTTCGTGCTCGATAGCGCCAAGGTGGACGGCAAGCGACTGCTCAAACCGGCAACCTGGGCCGAGCTTTTTGCGCCGCAGACCATCATCCGTCCGAACAGCTTCTACCCGACTGCCGCGCTGACCAAGCCGAATTGGATTACCTACGGGCTTGGCTGGTTCCAGACCGACTACCAGGGCCGTCCGCTCCAGCTCCACACCGGGAGCATCGATGGGATGATTGCGATCGTCGGCCTGGTTCGCGAGGCCAACATGGGCGTCTTCGTTCTTGGCAACCTCGATCATGTCGAAGTGCGGCACCCGCTGCTCTATCGGGCGGTCGACACCTGGGTCGGCAACCCGCTCCGTGACTGGAGCACCGAGATGCTGACGCTCTACAACGGCATCAGCGCCCAGGGTGACAGTGCCCGGGCACGGTTCGAGCGGCAGCGGCTCCAGGGCACCAAGCCCTCGCTCGTCCTCGACGCCTATACTGGGGTCTATCGCGATTCGCTGGCGGGGCAGCTCGACATCACGCTGGAGAACGGCGCGCTGGTGTTGAGGCAAGGTACGCAGCTTCGGTCCGTGCTCTCCCACTGGCACCTCGACACGTTCCGCGCCAAGCCGGATCTCGAGTGGCGGGGCGAGCAGACGGTGAACTTTGCCATCGGTGCTTCGGGTCGGGTCGACGCCGTACAGTTGGGCGGCCGCCGGTTCGGCCGGGCCCGCTAG